A single window of Plasmodium reichenowi strain SY57 chromosome 14, whole genome shotgun sequence DNA harbors:
- a CDS encoding protein transport protein SEC7, putative, with amino-acid sequence MEYKYYDKKMDKCISFNEAYDLNNDEKKVGTSYEDFFMNSSSCMNDEYMKLNIFTVIKNEIINVLSVIKKHEYNKNLDSSIVDALFILYNNINNLSNNLKEEIDIHDYNNKLDIYHIAPFLNIIRNNNIFYKIKLIALHSLDHILKYNSTYFNDKCTNEHINRKQISYLCDDYDHDNDHDHDVKSNISDNLCKRDIINESIEKHWTKEFDNKHDGVSTKMLNEKVRKKKKYHFFSKNYKLHKKYHMEKEEAEGNFTFLINKGNNIINISIETLLNAPINYNNMNYEEIILYDTMILFNNILMNSIKVVDKNNIIKIICYIFKIYKNTKYSLLFKGNCESILINIFYVVMKSYVNNIDDDFIHDILTIILILINNNKNKFVLDLLNKKDYINLYNELFENEMSHENLENINILSFSLLNILMEIFGYSLINKNFDSISNIIRCLFIHITSSSYVLICKALRSYINIFILYKKHFFIYNEIFINILLNTLKKGSSKNITETALLTLSHFCLENVLFEIYYNYDVNLYASDLLQNFIKSILELCVNFVNNTAIINEVAFKMIKNILYILVPYANHTKQKKYSDHNHHNCHNYHIHHNHHNCHNYHSHHNYHSHHNYHSHHNEHNHHNEHNHHNEHNHHNEHNHNEHNHHNEHNHHNEHNHDEHNHDEHNHHNHHNHHDEHNHHNHHNHHHHHNHHHHHNHHNHHNHHHHHNHHNHHNHHNEHNHLNSIHLHSNHSYYNHNSINEMNHITHDSGYINQLIIEFKNDIYSDTYNKVFVSRKRKRGRKRTSIIHEFNIKERDKEDEHDNENKDEDKNKKHSNSNNNNNNNDGNDYDNDGSLHQHNSDNRRRTSFCKREAINELIDRYNDNKNELKKKKHYLNELYSLNFLSSSTKDNRFVTFCALLLFEHFREYVKVKYIKKKKHIMRKKKRRKEILKKSATIFNTLKGKSIDELIKMRIIQTQETYNNIDTNNAIIDSEAMHKDDDIIEYSSSLYENRSFLTSENAAERGSSIKSNSYNPDTHDNKMQMNNSNIDMNMSNISYNRDELEYNRSLINIHSNFTTEESCDEMNENEKDIKKKKKHTKGHTSKKEGKFGKMDEDEIDVEEENNNDNCNDVDVMKQKNKMLNGIVDEKISVNDQKKNNKNSSNIHKNISDDHSVLNNNSKNSVAHYERNDEGKKIDKKDNTENNIINNVDDDNINNNYTNEEISKKESDLHKIDNHHKKKKHHHHIKASEIISSVAHNFSKKHFKHSTKNNLMEDEYFVKSMAKFVRYNPFLDKEFVGEYISHRKNVNLLKRYVRLFDFCNLSLLSSLRLFLRCFKLPGEAQLIERILEHFSLCFFYSNPIHGDLSNIYKVENDKVICLVNDEELANKKRYILIDFLNENSNKNNVTHDDSVLPNGNETDANKNVNENNNENDCNLNENSTNLKKNNVDNNEDNVNDLHIEEKINLKKNVDINDYMHKNVYYLSKKIESMSEEEIKKKYVLVENSDVIFILTYSIIMLNTDLHNNQVKNKMKLEEFIKNNRGINNGKNIDRIYLENLYNCILNEEIKLFSNTQNTYTNDDQYWKLLDQKKEEYKHYHSFKANEIYFYRYDINKLLIRNNFLPIFFELFKRTNDYNLIENCTFMFKMVINNLAYYHDLGNINKICYIFKYINFYLTQKCQSLLYLFFHFIKKCYNSFRNCWSIYINIIFKLVTIDLLPIFFYPHIFINNTQFNIDKDVLNRKSKKGNTLETYNINKSITETYQHPFLVFKKNVKKLNKSKWIDDFSSMFFSRHHTTENNNLSIIFKDNGNYNEKIEEIKNQIKEKEKEKEKKKKKKTDKDDKDNEHDNVKNDKKKNNENLKREDRENENHSDGHNAERNHIDEEDYDENDDDDDDVDEDDYEDDDCIDYDCDNDCDNDCDNDCDNEICYYDNLINNINNDNNDELEYIYVNIKVDPKNIDNSAIIDNVNIYKKLKLDIYNFFTFNDFHNNMITNLNISSLIYLIKILIIKCSIKKENEIHNVSAHHTNKSDVHHHSFLKSHTLSHHHSNNYLTNEKSGSTFNVNDYINDTNPIIVNSESSFDQFYHSKEKLLSTQMFFHIMCYKINYTYILYNILCKLKLKSYRTRNRFIDKGEANELNLYMKQIHEARKCKNIIQEERNKKNYFDLTLNNIYDTDNTSDAGLSDSDYSDISNDSFFLRRKERILVDIYMHSHEARGEKHRDERHRNNNDDDDNNHNNNNHHHHDDNFDNHKYVDEDDLYDSYYNHHENKHKRLQEEQNEECDEYKEMYNEFDKIYSYADSTDEEREDGHDEDHSYEHAHHNHDEDEDSTYLSDDKENADVFNSINYNKHKSGHNIKSGFHTTNDGNVNKNLKRSKQYLIDKIKMDLYMKTYIMHIKIIVFTFEHYFNLLNRYLLINYDAAIFINIYNSIFKNYKMENVKVMTEEDICNDKTYNLYDTNFEDINKKINYKEEEEEEDEEKRININDIENNLFTVKMGKAETEEGDWLFIEQLIMSIMNFSYLCFNIYKENKVNISKKLLKKMNMNADTVRRICLELHKKNKKFFFLCGIYLIYILQFLNKNILYRFIDKIIYVLEKISKNVYVNSCIINIYLNMLQLITPNNILYKNTNNTNISLNDKDIYIYIEKATIYTESINNIINNNNVLLKLNNFNIENIILSLLPYLLYFNNKKEEINSHIASINSECLHIISNIYYKSIYMYMNNNVNHRDNDKYIKMKKKSAGVLLNSEYDMEKLHDIPFDKIIELKKMYIFLLTCFVLSLACSFSSKRTRSEAYIKLQQFLFNESYIFKRVNKKEDHNNDNNNNNNNNNNNNNSNNNNSNNNNSNSGKNDKNCKEEKYVYRDEKLIDLISNFIILPLITYNYYFPFICKNKYGGISSNDGEDGHIKQSDNEIKDSEPSSENLLTLDQNNYCKEALLNYNLFHKKNYVSNMSEEMWKNNEYENCGCIINYKNIENIEKDNIVLNNILNYANDYYIHTTLHKQYNYYFSYLYAKKMLTYDNVCYRKSMSISFVSHIMLSFLYSLLNCSDDIYDDEKKQTNNLLNSELKNNKTKETHNNDEDNIINIYSLLCLNNEAMYNKIVTKGKCENNCIYYFLKHFYHSLLTIKEEANKILNIYKETFIENMKNIIYVSSSYAYCLKDHRISCFSHIKNGHFFLREQEKDIYIKLLNVQNIHDKKYPKELDNGVVKNIKKLQLNVRISIVIVYYILYMDNNSNEQFKATFEELLNVLLTKYSDNEHDETVEEKKQNDVKEVQSNDNKDKSVVMSKNENNTEKNENNANITNDKKEDNVAYLTEEKQNNVKVSTQDKEVTVEDLTEEKQNNVKVSTDDKEVNVEDLTEEKQNNVKVSTQDKEDNIKDSTLEVEDNIKDSTQEVEDNANISNDDEKHEKIQALKEEGKEDDVHSSDEKEGKNN; translated from the coding sequence ATGgaatacaaatattatgataagAAGATGGATAAGTGCATAAGTTTTAATGAAGCTTatgatttaaataatgatgagAAGAAGGTTGGCACAAGTTATGAAGATTTCTTTATGAATAGTTCATCATGTATGAATGATGAATATATGAagttaaatatttttactgttataaaaaatgaaataataaatgtattgtcagttataaaaaagcatgaatataacaaaaatttAGATTCCAGTATTGTAGACGccttatttatattatataataatataaataatttaagtAACAATTTAAAGGAAGAAATAGATATAcatgattataataataagttAGATATATATCACATTGCTCCCTTTTTAAACATcataagaaataataatatcttttataaaattaagtTAATTGCATTACATTCGTTAgatcatatattaaaatataatagtaCTTATTTTAATGACAAATGTACtaatgaacatataaatcGAAAACAAATATCTTATTTATGTGATGATTATGATCATGATAATGATCATGATCATGATGTCAAAAGTAATATTAGTGATAATTTATGTAAAAGAGATATCATAAATGAATCCATAGAAAAACATTGGACCAAAGAATTTGATAACAAACATGATGGAGTTTCAACAAAAATGTTAAATGAAAAAGttcgaaaaaaaaaaaaatatcatttcttttcaaagaattataaattaCATAAAAAGTATCATATGGAAAAAGAAGAAGCAGAAGGAAATTTTACCTTTCTAATAAACAAaggaaataatattattaatattagTATAGAAACATTACTGAATGCACCAATAAATTAcaataatatgaattatgaagaaattattttatatgatactatgatattatttaataatatattaatgaattCCATAAAAGTTGTagacaaaaataatattataaaaataatatgttatatttttaaaatatacaaaaatacgaaatattctttattatttaaaggAAATTGTGAATCcatattaattaatattttttatgtggTTATGAAAAgttatgtaaataatatagacGATGATTTTATTCATGATATATTAACCATCAtcttaatattaataaataataataaaaataaatttgtattagatttattaaataagaaggactatattaatttatataatgaattattTGAAAATGAAATGTCTCATGAAAATTtggaaaatattaatatattatcctttagtttattaaatatattaatggAAATATTTGGATATtcattaataaataaaaattttgattCTATATCAAACATAATAAgatgtttatttatacatataacCTCATCATCTTATGTACTTATATGCAAAGCCTTAAgatcatatataaatattttcattttatataaaaagcatttttttatatataatgaaatttttattaatatattattaaatacattaaaaaaaggtTCATCCAAAAACATAACTGAAACGGCATTATTAACCTTGTCACATTTTTGTTTAGAAAATGTGttatttgaaatatattataattatgatgTTAATCTATATGCTTCAGATTTATTACagaattttataaaatccATATTAGAATTATGTGTTAattttgttaataataCGGCGATAATAAATGAGGTTGCAtttaaaatgataaaaaatattttgtatatattagtACCTTATGCTAATCACACCAAGcagaaaaaatatagtgatcataatcatcataattgtcataattatcatattcatcataatcatcataattgtcataattatcatagtcatcataattatcatagtcatcataattatcataGTCATCATAATGAGCATAATCATCATAATGAGCATAATCATCATAATGAGCATAATCATCATAATGAACATAATCATAATGAGCATAATCATCATAATGAACATAATCATCATAATGAGCATAATCATGATGAGCATAATCATGATGAGCATAATCACCATAATCACCATAATCATCATGATGAGCATAATCATCATAATCATCATAATCAccatcatcatcataatcaccatcatcatcataatcaccataatcatcataatcaccatcatcatcataatcACCATAATCATCATAATCACCATAATGAGCATAATCATTTGAATAGTATACATTTACATAGTAATCATAGctattataatcataattCTATTAATGAGATGAATCACATTACCCATGATAGTGGTTATATAAACCAATTAATAATTGAgtttaaaaatgatatatattctGATACTTATAATAAAGTTTTTGTATCaaggaaaagaaaaagggGAAGAAAAAGAACGTCGATAATTCAtgaatttaatattaaagaaaGGGATAAAGAAGATGAACACGATAACGAAAATAAAGATGAGGACAAAAATAAGAAACatagtaatagtaataacaataataataataatgatggtaatgattatgataatgatgGAAGTTTACATCAACATAATAGTGATAATCGTAGACGAACAAGTTTTTGCAAAAGAGAAGCTATTAATGAATTGATTGATCgttataatgataataagaatgaattgaaaaaaaaaaaacattatCTTAATGAATTATATTCCTTAAATTTCTTATCATCATCAACTAAGGATAATAGATTTGTTACTTTTTGTGCACTCTTATTATTTGAACATTTCAGAGAATATGTtaaagtaaaatatattaaaaaaaagaaacatataatgagaaagaaaaaaagaagaaaggaaatattaaaaaaatcaGCAACTATATTTAATACACTTAAGGGTAAATCTATTGAtgaattaattaaaatgaGAATTATACAAACACAagaaacatataataatatcgATACAAATAATGCTATCATCGATTCAGAAGCTATGCACAaagatgatgatataaTTGAATACTCAAGTtcattatatgaaaatagATCATTTCTTACTAGTGAAAATGCTGCTGAAAGGGGTTCGAGTATTAAGAGTAATTCTTATAATCCTGATACGcatgataataaaatgcAAATGAATAATAGTAACATAGATATGAACATGTCAAATATTAGTTATAATCGTGATGAACTTGAATATAATAGAAGCTTAATCAACATACATAGTAATTTTACAACGGAAGAGTCATGTGACGAAATgaatgaaaatgaaaaggacataaaaaaaaagaagaaacaTACAAAAGGACATACTTCTAAAAAGGAAGGAAAATTTGGTAAAATGGACGAAGACGAAATAGATGtagaagaagaaaataataatgataattgTAATGATGTAGATGTAatgaaacaaaaaaataaaatgttaaaTGGTATTGttgatgaaaaaatatcaGTAAATgatcaaaaaaaaaataataaaaatagttCTAATATACATAAGAATATATCTGATGATCATTCAGTCTTAAATAATAACTCCAAAAATTCTGTTGCTCATTATGAGAGAAATGATGAAGGCAAAAAAATAGacaaaaaagataatactgaaaataatattattaataatgttgatgatgataatattaacaaCAACTACAcaaatgaagaaatatctaaaaaggaaagtgatttacataaaatagataatcatcataaaaaaaaaaagcatcatcatcatataaAAGCAAGTGAAATTATTTCATCAGTTGCTCATAATTTTTCTAAAAAGCATTTTAAACATAGTactaaaaataatttaatggaagatgaatattttgtaaaatcAATGGCTAAATTTGTAAGATACAATCCATTTTTAGATAAAGAATTTGTAGGTGAGTATATTTCACATAGGAAAAATGTAAACCTATTAAAGCGTTATGTAAGATTGTTTGatttttgtaatttatcgttattatcatctttaAGATTATTTTTACGTTGTTTTAAATTACCTGGGGAAGCTCAATTAATCGAGAGAATATTAGAACACTTTAGTTTATGTTTCTTTTATTCTAATCCAATACATGGTGATTTAAgtaacatatataaagtAGAAAATGATAAGGTCATTTGTTTGGTAAATGACGAAGAACTAGCGAATAAAAAGAGGTACATATTAATagattttttaaatgaaaatagtaataaaaataatgtaacTCATGATGATAGTGTATTACCAAATGGTAATGAAACGGATGCgaataaaaatgttaatgagaataataatgaaaatgattgtaatttaaatgaaaatagTACAAAtctgaaaaaaaataatgtagataataatgaagataatgTGAATGATTTACAtattgaagaaaaaattaatttaaaaaagaatgtagatattaatgattatatgcataaaaatgtatattacttatcaaaaaaaattgaaagTATGAGTGAAGAggaaattaaaaagaagTATGTACTTGTTGAAAATAGTgatgttatttttatattgaCATATTCTATAATCATGTTGAATACAGATTTACATAATAATCAAGTtaagaataaaatgaaattagaagagtttattaaaaataatagaggaataaataatggaaaaaatattgatagaatatatttagaaaatctatataattgtattttaaatgaagaaatcaaattattttcaaataCACAAAACACATATACAAATGACGATCAGTATTGGAAATTATTAgatcaaaaaaaagaagaatataaacattatcattcttttaaagcaaatgaaatatatttttatagatatgatataaacaaattgttaataagaaataatttcctacctatattttttgaacTCTTTAAACGTACGAATGATTACAATTTAATCGAAAACTGTACATTTATGTTTAAAATggttataaataatttggcatattatcatgatttaggaaatataaataaaatatgttatatatttaaatatataaatttttatttaacaCAAAAATGTCaatctttattatatttatttttccatttcataaaaaaatgttataattCATTTCGAAACTGTTGGtctatttatattaatattatattcaaatTAGTTACTATTGATTTATTGCCtatctttttttatccacatatatttataaacaaTACTCAGTTTAACATTGATAAAGACGTTTTAAATAGAAAGTCTAAGAAAGGAAATACCTTAGAGAcatacaatataaataaaagtattACAGAGACATATCAACATCCGTTTTTAGtttttaagaaaaatgtcaagaaattaaataaatctAAATGGATTGATGATTTCAGTAGTATGTTTTTCTCAAGACATCATACTACGGAAAATAACAATTTGtctataatatttaaagataatggtaattataatgaaaagatcgaagaaataaaaaatcaaatcaaagaaaaggaaaaggaaaaggaaaaaaagaaaaaaaaaaaaactgATAAGGATGATAAAGATAATGAACATGATAATGTAAAGAATgataagaagaaaaataatgaaaatttaaaaCGTGAAGATAGagaaaatgaaaatcaTTCAGACGGACATAATGCAGAACGTAATCATATAGATGAAGAAGATTATGACgaaaatgatgatgatgacgATGATGTTGATGAAGACGATTATGAAGATGATGATTGTATTGATTATGATTGTGATAATGACTGTGATAATGATTGTGATAATGATTGTGATAATGAAATTTGTTATTATGATAATCTCATtaacaatattaataatgataacaaTGATGAATtggaatatatttatgtaaatattaaagTGGATcctaaaaatatagataatagTGCAATAATTGataatgttaatatatataaaaaattaaaattagatatatataacttttttacatttaatGATTTTCATAATAACATGATTacaaatttaaatattagtagtttaatttatttaataaaaattttaattattaaatgttcaattaaaaaagaaaatgaaatacATAATGTATCTGCTCATCATACCAATAAGTCCGATGTACATCatcattcatttttaaaatcaCACACTCTGTCTCATCATCatagtaataattatttaacTAATGAGAAATCAGGTAGCACATTTAATGTTaatgattatattaatgataCAAATCCGATCATAGTGAATTCCGAAAGTTCTTTTGATCAATTTTATCATAGCAAAGAAAAATTGCTAAGTACTCAAATGTTTTTCCATATTATGTGTTATAAGATTAATTATAcctatattttatataatatattatgtaaattGAAATTGAAATCTTATAGAACAAGAAATAGATTTATAGATAAAGGAGAAGCCAATGAACtgaatttatatatgaaacaAATTCATGAAGCaagaaaatgtaaaaatataatccAAGAGGAAagaaataagaaaaattatttcgACCTAAccttaaataatatatatgacaCTGATAATACAAGTGATGCTGGATTGAGCGATTCTGATTATAGTGACATATCTAAtgattctttttttctcaGAAGAAAGGAACGTATTTTGgttgatatatatatgcatagTCATGAAGCTCGTGGAGAAAAACATAGGGATGAAAGAcatagaaataataatgatgatgatgataataatcataataataataatcatcatcatcatgATGATAATTTTGATAATCATAAATATGTTGATGAAGATGATCTTTATGACagttattataatcatcatgaaaataaacataaaagaTTACAAgaagaacaaaatgaagaatgtgatgaatataaagaaatgtATAATGAATTTGACAAAATTTATTCGTATGCTGACAGTACAGATGAAGAAAGAGAAGATGGACATGATGAAGATCATTCCTATGAACATGCACATCATAATCATGATGAAGATGAAGATTCAACATATTTAAGTGACGATAAAGAAAATGCAGATGTTTTTAATAGCATAAATTATAACAAACATAAATCAGgtcataatataaaatcaGGTTTCCATACAACAAATGATGGGAATGTAAATaagaatttaaaaagaagTAAACAATATTTGattgataaaataaaaatggatctttatatgaaaacatatattatgcacataaaaataatcgTATTTACCTTTGaacattattttaatttattaaatagatatttattaataaattatgatgctgctatttttattaatatatataatagtatttttaaaaattacaaGATGGAAAATGTAAAAGTAATGACAGAAGAGGATATATGCAATGATAAAACATATAACTTATATGATACAAATTTTGAAGATatcaataaaaaaataaattataaagaagaagaagaagaggaagatgaagaaaaacgtataaacataaatgatattgaaaataatttatttactGTAAAGATGGGGAAAGCAGAAACGGAAGAAGGTGACTGGTTATTCATAGAACAATTAATTATGAGTATTATGAATTTTTCATATCtttgttttaatatatataaagaaaataaagtGAACATTAGTAAAAAGTTATTAAAGAAGATGAATATGAATGCGGATACTGTAAGAAGAATTTGTTTAGAATTacataagaaaaataaaaagttctttttcttatgtggaatatatttaatatatatattacaatttttaaataagaatatattatatcgattcattgataaaataatatatgtattagaaaaaatatcaaaGAATGTATACGTTAATAGttgtattataaatatatacttaaaTATGTTGCAATTAATAACTCCgaacaatatattatataagaataCAAATAATACGAATATATCTTTAAACGATAAAGatatctatatttatattgaaAAGGCCACAATATATACTGAAagtattaataatataataaataataataacgttttattaaaactgaacaattttaatattgaaaatataatattatcactTTTACCTtacttattatattttaataataaaaaggaagaaATAAATTCACATATAGCATCAATAAATTCGGAGtgtttacatataatatcaaatatatattataaaagtatatatatgtatatgaacaataatGTTAATCATAGagataatgataaatatataaaaatgaagaagaaaagtGCAGGTGTTCTTTTGAATTCTGAATATGACATGGAAAAACTTCATGACATTCCTtttgataaaataattgaattaaaaaaaatgtatatatttttattaacatgTTTTGTTTTGTCTTTGGCTTGTTCATTTAGTTCGAAAAGAACAAGGAGTGAAGCTTACATAAAGTTGCaacaatttttatttaatgagagttatatatttaaaagagTAAACAAAAAGGAAgatcataataatgataataataataataataataataataataataataataatagcaataataataatagcaataataataatagtaatagtggaaagaatgataaaaattgtaaggaagaaaaatatgtgtatagagatgaaaaattaatagaCCTAATAAGCAACTTTATCATTTTACCATTAATcacatataattattattttccatttatatgtaaaaataaatatggaGGGATATCATCGAATGATGGGGAAGATGGACATATTAAACAAAGtgataatgaaataaaGGATAGCGAACCTTCAAGTGAAAATTTGTTAACATTAgatcaaaataattattgtAAAGAAGCATTACTAAACTACaatttatttcataaaaaaaattatgtaagTAATATGTCAGAAGAAATGTggaaaaataatgaatatgaaaattgcggttgtataattaattataagaatatagagaatattgaaaaagataatattgttttaaataatatattgaattatgctaatgattattatatacatactACATTAcataaacaatataattattattttagttatttatatgcaaaaaaaatgttaacGTATGATAATGTTTGTTATAGGAAAAGTATGAGTATTAGTTTTGTTAGTCATATTATGCtatcctttttatattcacTTTTAAATTGTTCAGATGATAtttatgatgatgaaaagaaacaaacaaataatttattaaatagtgaattaaaaaataacaaaacaAAGGAAACacataataatgatgaagataacattattaatatatattcattgttatgtttaaataatgaagcTATGTACAACAAAATTGTTACCAAAGGTAAATGTGAAAATAATTGTATTTATTACTTTCTAAAACATTTCTACCATTCTTTATTAACTATTAAAGAAGAAGcaaacaaaatattaaatatatataaagagacatttatagaaaatatgaagaatatCATTTATGTATCCTCTTCCTATGCTTATTGTCTAAAGGATCATCGTATTAGCTGTTTTTCACACATTAAAAATGGACACTTCTTTTTAAGAGAACAggaaaaagatatatatattaaattacTTAATGTACAAAATATTCATGACAAAAAGTATCCTAAGGAATTAGATAATGGTGttgttaaaaatattaaaaaattgcAACTCAATGTAAGAATAAGTATAGTTATTGtctattatattttatatatggataataattcaaatgAGCAATTTAAAGCAACCTTTGAAGAGTTATTAAATGTTCTCTTAACAAAATATAGTGATAATGAACATGATGAAACTGTTGAGGAAAAAAAGCAAAATGATGTAAAGGAGGTTCAATCAAATGATAACAAAGATAAAAGTGTTGTAATGagtaaaaatgaaaataatacaGAAAAGAACGAAAATAATGCAAACATTacaaatgataaaaaagaagataaCGTAGCATATTTAACGGAggaaaaacaaaacaacGTAAAAGTTTCAACTCAGGATAAAGAAGTTACCGTAGAAGATTTAACGGAggaaaaacaaaacaacGTAAAAGTTTCAACTGATGATAAAGAAGTTAACGTAGAAGATTTAACGGAggaaaaacaaaacaacGTAAAAGTTTCAACTCAGGATAAAGAAGATAACATAAAAGATTCAACCCTGGAAGTAGAAGATAACATAAAAGATTCAACCCAGGAAGTAGAAGATAATGCCAATATTTCAAATGACGACGAAAAACATGAAAAAATCCAAGCGTTAAAAGAAGAGGGGAAAGAAGATGATGTCCATTCATCTGATGAAAAAGAAGGAAAAAACAATTAA